Proteins encoded within one genomic window of Cryptococcus neoformans var. grubii H99 chromosome 4, complete sequence:
- a CDS encoding HUS1 checkpoint protein, variant — MRFRTGISNVGLLHKIIRSLAALARSCVIKLSEEQVYFIVPGSESATGVQVWSQVKVSTLFEDYRIESNSNNEIWVEVNLDSLVKVLRSADNSVGGINENMRNSAALSQAEVTLKLNKKQNQPIWAFDIKGYTASRKSMIITHEINVKILSSRRQEDLKEPLCPRPDIHVVLPNLQELRNIVSRLAPVADDVDVSANHVCSTSLTLALPSLYFDNAAWVGMTL; from the exons ATGCGATTCAGAACTGGCATATCAAACGTCGGATTACTTCATA AGATTATACGTTCTTTAGCAGCTTTGGCACGATCATGTGTCATAAAACTGTCGGAGGAGCAAGTCTACTTCATCGTACCGGGGAGCGAGAGTGCGACTGGCGTTCAGGTCTGGTC ACAAGTCAAAGTT TCTACACTCTTTGAAGATTACAGGATTGAATCCAACTCCAATAACGAAATATGGGTCGAAGTCAACCTCGATTCTTTGGTCAAAGTCCTCCGTAGCGCCGACAACTCTG TGGGAGGTATCAATGAAAATATGAGAAATTCAGCTGCATTGTCACAAGCAGAGGTCACTTTGAAACTAAATAAAAAGCAGAATCAACCCATATGGGCGTTTGACATCAAGGGATACACG GCGTCGAGAAAATCAATGATCATAACCCACGAGATCAATGTCAAGATTCTCTCATCTAGACGACAAGAGGATCTCAAAGAGCCTCTCTGTCCTCGTCCAGAT ATACACGTCGTTTTACCAAATCTGCAAGAGTTGAGAAACATCGTTTCACGACTTGCACCAGTAGCAGATGATGTGGACGTGTCCGCGAATCACGTATGTTCCACTTCCTTGACCTTGGCGCTGCCAAGCCTTTACTTTGATAATGCCGCTTGGGTTGGGATGACTTTGTAA
- a CDS encoding transcription initiation protein SPT3: protein MSSLALPTIQPSQSHTPSPSAPAPSAPQPTASQRTRKRSTPPLEEDSDEEEEEDKRRGTGPSKKKASGVWGWEDMGDYKYMVEIRQMMFVFGEVQTPLPETVKLVEDIVRGQIIEIVTRARLLTHLRSSRFLSAEDLIFLIRDDRGKVNRLRTYLSWKDVRKRAKEEAERAGEDIDLDVDEDKAMKGRKQMVKLPWELLTPFTSFLRSMPGKEEEDDEDDDELQAHEDSMQRLREADEITKKMTKNEYAQYSECRQASFTYRRARRFREFINFSAYLDVRPNDDIVDILGFLAFEMVRSLCVTALDLRERLEKTKTTGGGEAGSALGPAGTGAQKQDGNKRSSAEPGVISQNKTPSSNPPSLFAPPPSARQPLQPCHVLEAFAQIQRAQAANRVGGMGNFRGGVGKKRMALV from the exons ATGTCATCGCTTGCCCTCCCAACTATCCAACCAAGCCAGTCTCACACCCCTTCACCTTCCGCTCCCGCGCCGTCTGCACCCCAACCGACCGCATCTCAAAGAACACGCAAACGATCAACGCCGcctctggaagaagattcagatgaggaggaagaggaagataaGCGTCGAGGCACAGGCCCAAGTAAAAAGAAGGCTAGTGGAGtttggggatgggaagatatGGGTGACTACAAGTACATGGTTGAGATCAGGCAGATG ATGTTTGTGTTTGGAGAAGTCCAGACTCCATTACCAGAAACTGTAAAACTTGTTGAAGACATAGTCCGTGGACAAATCATTGAGATT GTCACTCGGGCCCGCCTCCTTACCCATCTTCGGTCATCTCGTTTCTTGTCTGCGGAAGACCTCATTTTCCTCATCCGTGACGACCGTGGCAAAGTTAATCGTCTGCGAACTTACCTTTCCTGGAAGGACGTTCGCAAGCGtgccaaagaagaggcggaaCGAGCTGGTGAAGATATCGACCTcgatgtggatgaagaCAAAGCTATGAAGGGCCGAAAGCAAATGGTGAAGCTACCTTGGGAGCTTCTAACTCCCTTCACAAGCTTTCTGAGAAGCATGCCGGgtaaagaggaagaagatgacgaagacgatgatgagtTGCAGGCGCACGAGGATTCTATGCAACGTCTACGA GAAGCCGACGAAATTACCAAGAAAATGACTAAGAATGAATACGCCCAATACAGCGAATGCCGCCAGGCATCATTTACCTACCGTCGCGCCCGTCGATTCCGGGAATTCATTAACTTCTCTGCCTACCTCGATGTCCGGCCAAACGATGATATTGTTGACATTCTCGGGTTCTTGGCTTTTGAGATGGTCAGGAGCTTGTGTGTGACAGCATTGGATTTGAGGGAAAGGCTGGAGAAGACAAAGACGAcgggtggaggagaggcGGGATCGGCACTCGGGCCGGCTGGCACAGGTGCGCAAAAACAAGATGGGAACAAACGTTCCTCCGCGGAACCAGGAGTGATCTCACAAAACAAgacaccttcttcaaacccGCCATCATTGttcgctcctcctcctaGCGCGCGCCAGCCTTTGCAACCATGTCACGTTCTCGAAGCATTTGCTCAGATTCAAAGGGCACAGGCGGCCAACCGGGTCGGAGGAATGGGAAATTTTAGGGGAGGAGTGGGTAAGAAAAGGATGGCCCTTGTTTAG
- a CDS encoding alpha,alpha-trehalose-phosphate synthase (UDP-forming) translates to MTTMSNDIPNSPTSTSFTGTFSPAATAANTAANARTSDAPSPTTSSSGPKLETSKEQRLIVVSNRLPVTISKDDNGEYHFKMSSGGLVSALSGCKKTMSFTWIGWPGKDIPMQDRETVNRRLLDEYNCYPVYLSDELADSHYNGFSNSILWPLFHYHPGEMNFDAAHWLAYREANMRFADVVSSLVQAGDMVWVQDYHLMLLPMLLRSMITGESAQGEMVRQELGRVKEGVDDTVVKEVLKMGPGVAQAEDEGVEMLDDVEEEGGEMDVKSSPKRPHYARGMSTFQKQELVAKEKGKEGIRIGFFLHTPFPSSEIYRILPVRREILLGVLQCDLIGFHTYDYARHFLSSCTRILGLETQPNGIEFDGRYCQVGTFPIGIDPNQFIEGLQKESIVKRLRSLEARFEGVKVIIGVDRLDYIKGIPQKLQALETFLTQHPEWIGKVVLVQLAIPSRQDVEEYQDLRACVNELVGRINGRFGTVESVPIHYMHKSVPFEELTAMYALADACLVTSTRDGMNLVAYEYISSQAERHGSMILSEFAGAAQSFNGSLLINPWDVQSTADAINQALTLSPQQRKTNWQKLFNYVSKYTAEAWGVSFVNELNRLSGQRPSGPTGLAGRRKSGSLSRTSSKASIQRRKSSQSGIVTGLGAAAGAAVNWAQAQVQGGSQT, encoded by the exons ATGACGACAATGTCAAACGACATCCCTAATTCCCCCACTTCCACCTCGTTTACAGGTACTTTCTCTCCAGCTGCCACGGCTGCCAACACGGCCGCCAACGCTCGCACCTCTGATGCTCCTTCCCCCACTACGTCGTCGTCTGGGCCTAAGCTCGAAACCAGCAAAGAGCAGAGGTTGATCGTCGTGTCCAACCGATTGCCGGTGACGATTAGTAAAGATGACAATGGGGAGTATCACTTTAAG ATGTCTTCTGGTGGACTGGTTTCCGCTTTGAGTGGATGCAAGAAGACTATGAGCTTCACCTGGATCGGATGGCCCGGCAAAGAT ATCCCCATGCAAGACCGTGAAACCGTCAATCGCCGATTGCTCGACGAATACAATTGTTACCCCGTTTACCTTTCTGATGAGCTTGCTGACAGTCACTACAATG GTTTCTCCAACTCGATCCTTTGGCCATTGTTCCACTATCACCCCGGGGAGATGAACTTTGACGCTGCCCACTGGCTCGCTTACCGGGAAGCCAACATGCGTTTCGCCGACGTcgtttcttccttggtcCAAGCGGGCGACATGGTCTGGGTGCAAGACTACCACCTCATGCTTCTCCCCATGTTGCTCCGTTCTATGATCACCGGCGAATCTGCACAGGGTGAGATGGTCCGACAGGAGCTTGGGAGGGTAAAGGAGGGTGTGGATGATACTGTTGTGAAAGAGGTGCTCAAGATGGGTCCGGGAGTCGCACAggcggaggatgaaggcgtggagatgttggatgatgtagaagaggaaggtgggGAGATGGATGTGAAGTCTAGTCCTAAGAGGCCTCATTATGCGAGGGGAATGAGTACTTTCCAGAAACAAGAGTTGGtggcgaaggagaagggtaaAGAAGGGATCAGGATTGGTTTCTTTTTGCATACTCCTTTCCCGTCAAGTGAGATTTATAGGATCTTGCCTGTGCGAAGGGAAATCTTGCTCGGTGTGCTTCAGTGTGATCTTATTGG ATTCCACACATATGACTATGCTCGACACTTCCTCTCATCCTGCACCCGTATCCTCGGTCTCGAGACTCAGCCGAACGGTATTGAATTTGACGGCCGATATTGCCAAGTCGGCACCTTCCCCATCGGTATCGACCCTAACCAGTTTATCGAAGGTCTTCAAAAAGAATCCATTGTCAAACGCCTTCGTTCGTTGGAAGCAAGGTTTGAGGGCGTCAAGGTCATCATCGGTGTTGATCGTTTGGATTATATCAAAGGTATCCCTCAAAAGCTCCAAGCACTTGAGACTTTCCTTACCCAGCACCCCGAGTGGATCGGCAAAGTTGTGTTGGTCCAGCTGGCGATTCCATCCCGACAAGATGTGGAGGAGTACCAAGATTTGCGAGCTTGTGTGAACGAACTTGTCGGTAGGATCAATGGTCGTTTCGGAACGGTGGAGAGCGTGCCGATTCATTATATGCACAAGAGTGTGCCGTTTGAAGAGTTGACGGCAATGTATGCGTTGGCGGATGCTTGTTTGGTGACTTCAACTAGGGATGGTATGAACTTG GTGGCATACGAATACATTTCATCACAGGCCGAGAGACATGGATCTATGATCCTCTCAGAGTTTGCTGGTGCAGCCCAAAGTTTCAACGGTAGTCTTCTTATCAACCCTT GGGACGTCCAATCTACGGCCGATGCGATCAATCAAGCTCTCACGTTATCTCCTCAGCAGAGAAAGACGAACTGGCAGAAACTGTTCAACTATGTCAGCAAGTACACAGCCGAGGCTTGGGGCGTCTCATTCGTCAATGAAC TTAACCGTCTTTCCGGCCAACGCCCCTCTGGCCCCACTGGTCTTGCTGGACGAAGAAAGTCTGGAAGTTTGAGCAGGACGAGCAGTAAGGCCAGTATACAAAGGAGAAAGTCTTCACAGAGTGGAATTGTGACTGGTCTGGGTGCTGCAGCGGGAGCGGCTGTTAACTGGGCTCAGGCGCAGGTCCAGGGCGGGTCTCAAACTTAG
- a CDS encoding glycogenin glucosyltransferase, whose translation MSLPNAFVTLLTTSSYLPGALVLLHALHDLHPAPRDFQIVALVTPETVDAATIGELRRAGYDLVIGVEPIGSGKAGQVGLELMGRPDLNFALTKLHLFRLAPFFSTLIYLDADILPLRPISHLFTSTAPHVFSACPDTGWPDCFNSGFMVIRPRESDWDGLKGMLKDGEGEDGLYREAGNGSFDGADQGLLNEWFSEDGGGGDWNRLSFTYNVTPSAAYTWAPAYKRFGHKISNVHFIGPNKPWTSLPGRPAGVSNVKGKENSYDYLSLIDRWFAVYDKHVRPASALDPDISRRFAVPQTIAAWDSHANQARAAATVLPEDKLDLSELKAATERGVNAFKPGQYTSLPLEGRVDLIMPKPKAIPRAPISQLVASSTIAPSVSPSALTPPPADAAPAPAPAPVPTQTEQKTAQPSVWDAQRSSPPASAPPEMSVPHAYYHNAWEAPLSQQSSYYAHPESHRPATEHKEPEYPTLPKEVTGDSWYARFATSTPDKRAISAVFPWEEKSYGPGYGHGSRPKPERVFPKGEEPLPSLVQQLIHPLQPPSISIQNPTPPHPAHSQHQSHATGMGMAGQAPKSPSPPPRHVSMVEAMASYKNVWDDIPQIGRYVDIMSGKTGGKSVRGVSTRGHGHGHGHIQGHGQGQKQPQAQTHERNTSLHSLQSVPGTPRTQYSTFGKSPRLTNARNLERRESFEQPEDSADGDDENSTSASEEEGGKSREGNSSKPYKGNKKYKDRWAQTDRVKTVDETVQTQTHAGEEAAAGGLKMWGLPHASAHGRKSSKEIPFPIGSGNGRAGGGGQREAQTQHQSTYYEYQQQHPHSQQSRQGSMASPKPELNVRLPDYSFDFKGATSHAQGLAQAQAQAHGQPQGQGANPNLNAQHRHRPSGSFSTIYGGRGRVWDPNTDVEVRRRDSQEVLARFMQGSLGRG comes from the exons ATGTCTCTTCCCAACGCCTTCGTTACACTTCTAACGACTTCCTCGTATCTCCCCGGAGCCCTCGTGCTTCTCCATGCCCTCCATGATCTTCACCCTGCCCCGCGGGACTTTCAGATTGTAGCCCTCGTGACTCCAGAAACGGTCGATGCTGCTACTATCGGCGAATTGCGAAGGGCAGGGTATGATTTGGTGATTGGCGTGGAGCCTATTGGGAGTGGGAAAGCCGGTCAAGTCGGGTTAGAGCTCATGG GCCGGCCGGATTTGAACTTTGCATTAACAAagcttcatctcttccgccTCGCCCCGTTCTTCTCTACTCTTATCTATCTCGATGCCGACATTCTCCCACTCCGGCCCATTTCGCACCTGTTCACCTCGACAGCCCCTCACGTGTTTTCTGCATGCCCTGATACTGGCTGGCCAGACTGTTTCAACTCTGGGTTTATGGTCATTCGTCCTAGAGAGAGCGATTGGGATGGGCTTAAAGGCATGTTgaaagatggtgaaggggaggaCGGGTTGTACAGGGAAGCAGGGAATGGCAGCTTTGATGGTGCTGACCAAGGGTTGTTGAATGAGTGGTTTAGCGAAgacggtggtggtggggatTGGAACAGACTGTCATTTAC ATACAACGTTACCCCCTCTGCGGCGTATACTTGGGCCCCAGCCTATAAACGTTTTGGTCATAAGATCAGCAATGTCCATTTTATTGGACCTAACAAACCGTGGACGAGCCTCCCCGGACGACCGGCCGGTGTGTCAAATGtcaaaggaaaggaaaactCTTACGACT ACTTGTCTCTCATAGATCGATGGTTTGCAGTGTACGACAAGCATGTCCGACCGGCTTCCGCTCTGGATCCCGACATCTCGAGACGTTTTGCTGTCCCACAAACCATAGCTGCTTGGGATTCCCACGCGAACCAAGCAAGAGCAGCAGCCACTGTCCTGCCTGAAGACAAACTTGATCTGTCCGAGCTCAAAGCTGCCACTGAAAGGGGTGTGAATGCTTTTAAACCGGGGCAGTACACCTCCCTTCCGCTTGAAGGACGAGTGGATCTGATCATGCCCAAACCCAAGGCTATACCTAGAGctcccatctcccaacTGGTTGCCTCAAGTACGATAGCGCCGTCCGTTAGCCCCTCAGCTCTTACTCCGCCTCCCGCAGATGCAGCCCCGGCGCCTGCGCCTGCTCCTGTTCCGACTCAGACAGAGCAAAAGACAGCCCAACCTTCCGTCTGGGACGCCCAACGTTCCTCCCCACCAGCGAGCGCTCCACCGGAGATGTCCGTCCCCCACGCATACTACCACAACGCATGGGAAgctcctctttcccaacAATCATCCTATTACGCCCACCCCGAGTCGCATCGACCCGCGACTGAACACAAGGAACCAGAGTATCCTACATTGCCAAAGGAAGTGACGGGGGATAGTTGGTATGCGAGGTTTGCCACGAGCACGCCGGATAAGCGTGCAATAAGTGCAGTTTTCCCgtgggaagagaaaagctACGGGCCTGGGTATGGACATGGGTCCAGACCGAAACCGGAGAGAGTGTTCCCGAAAGGGGAGGAACCGTTACCTTCTCTCGTGCAGCAATTGATCCATCCTTTGCAACCACCGTCCATCTCGATACAGAATCCCactcctccccatcctgCTCACTCCCAGCATCAATCTCACGCAAcagggatgggaatggCAGGGCAAGCACCGAAAAGcccttccccaccaccaaGGCACGTGTCCATGGTAGAAGCTATGGCATCGTATAAGAATGTGTGGGATGATATCCCGCAGATAGGGAGGTATGTGGATATCATGAGCGGGAAGACTGGTGGAAAATCTGTCAGAGGTGTATCTACTCGCGGACACGGACATGGTCATGGTCATATTCAAGGTCATGGTCAAGGGCAGAAGCAACCACAGGCACAAACCCATGAGAGGAACACCTCTCTCCATTCTCTTCAGTCCGTCCCGGGTACACCCCGTACTCAGTATTCCACTTTTGGTAAATCCCCGCGGCTCACTAATGCGAGGAATCTGGAGAGACGAGAAAGTTTCGAGCAACCTGAAGACTCGGCtgatggggatgatgagaactccacctcggcctcggaagaggaaggtggaaAAAGCCGGGAGGGAAATTCGTCGAAGCCGTATAAgggaaataaaaaatatAAAGATCGATGGGCACAGACGGATAGGGTGAAGACGGTTGATGAGACAGTCCAGACACAGACGCATGctggggaagaagcggcTGCCGGAGGGTTGAAGATGTGGGGTCTGCCTCATGCTTCTGCGCATGGACGGAAGAGCAGTAAGGAGATTCCTTTCCCCATCGGAAGTGGGAATGGAAGGgcaggaggcggagggCAGCGAGAAGCTCAGACTCAGCATCAATCGACTTATTACGAGtaccaacaacaacatccCCACTCCCAGCAGTCTCGACAGGGGAGCATGGCAAGCCCGAAACCCGAGTTAAACGTCCGTCTTCCAGATTATTCGTTTGATTTCAAGGGGGCTACTTCACATGCGCAAGGGCTTGCCCAAGCCCAGGCACAAGCCCATGGTCAACCCCAAGGACAAGGGGCCAATCCCAATCTGAACGCACAGCATAGGCACAGGCCTAGCGGATCATTCTCAACCATTTACGGTGGCCGAGGGAGGGTTTGGGATCCGAACACGGATGTGGAAGTAAGGAGACGGGATAGTCAAGAGGTCTTGGCGCGATTCATGCAAGGCAGCTTGGGGAGAGGGTGA